One window of the Polypterus senegalus isolate Bchr_013 chromosome 18, ASM1683550v1, whole genome shotgun sequence genome contains the following:
- the LOC120518568 gene encoding B2 bradykinin receptor-like isoform X1 translates to MTSSFLKTSKMVSSNSTTLAETGINNTDSTSCFFSATMWEWIQMIGPIYISIVCFLGFVGNALVLCVFCFHKKHCTIAEIYLANLATADLVMVSCLPFWAVNVANDLAWPFGDPLCKIIGAGTSMNMYCSIYFLVAVSVDRYLALVKALSEGRSRSTSLAKVTCAVIWVFGLIMSIPKLLKKVEYFPTHNVSFCYLNYTHTWQHLLNNNVLTIVGFLIPFLCILYCTYEIIKVLRNNSMETFRVKKTERKATHLILAVLLVFFICWIPFHVVTFIDTLLVANIVGGCALKDLNEFLSQCLAYFAYTNSCLNPILYVIVGKSFRKKAMGLFQQLHNRLDKANMSVRSYMSSTNQRNTLSIYDKDSSV, encoded by the coding sequence CTTTCTAAAGACTTCCAAGATGGTGTCATCAAATTCCACAACCTTGGCTGAAACTGGGATCAACAACACAGATTCAACTTCATGCTTTTTCTCTGCTACTATGTGGGAATGGATACAGATGATTGGGCCCATCTATATCTCCATAGTCTGTTTCTTAGGTTTTGTGGGAAACGCTTTAGTACTTTGTGTCTTCTGCTTTCACAAAAAGCACTGCACTATTGCCGAAATCTACCTTGCAAATCTTGCTACTGCTGATCTAGTGATGGTGAGTTGCTTGCCATTCTGGGCCGTGAATGTGGCAAATGATCTTGCGTGGCCATTTGGAGACCCCCTCTGCAAGATTATTGGCGCTGGCACATCCATGAATATGTATTGCAGCATCTATTTCTTAGTCGCCGTAAGTGTTGATCGCTATTTAGCCTTAGTGAAAGCGCTATCAGAGGGAAGAAGCAGAAGCACTTCATTGGCCAAAGTGACTTGTGCAGTTATCTGGGTGTTTGGGCTCATAATGAGCATTCCTAAGCTTCTTAAAAAGGTGGAATATTTCCCTACACATAATGTCTCCTTCTGCTACCTAAACTATACCCACACTTGGCAGCATCTTCTTAACAACAACGTGCTAACGATTGTCGGATTCCTCATCCCTTTTCTTTGCATCTTATACTGTACCTACGAGATCATTAAAGTGCTAAGGAACAATTCAATGGAAACTTTTAGAGTTAAAAAAACGGAGAGAAAGGCAACTCACTTGATCCTAGCTGTGCTAttagtgttttttatttgctGGATTCCATTTCATGTTGTGACATTTATCGATACCTTGCTTGTAGCAAACATTGTTGGAGGATGTGCCTTGAAGGACCTGAATGAATTCTTAAGTCAATGCCTGGCTTATTTCGCTTATACCAACAGCTGCCTGAATCCAATTTTGTACGTAATCGTCGGCAAAAGTTTTCGAAAGAAAGCCATGGGGTTATTTCAACAACTACATAACCGATTGGACAAAGCAAACATGTCAGTAAGATCATACATGTCCTCTACAAACCAACGGAACACATTATCAATCTATGATAAGGACTCCTCTGTATAA
- the LOC120518568 gene encoding B2 bradykinin receptor-like isoform X2: MVSSNSTTLAETGINNTDSTSCFFSATMWEWIQMIGPIYISIVCFLGFVGNALVLCVFCFHKKHCTIAEIYLANLATADLVMVSCLPFWAVNVANDLAWPFGDPLCKIIGAGTSMNMYCSIYFLVAVSVDRYLALVKALSEGRSRSTSLAKVTCAVIWVFGLIMSIPKLLKKVEYFPTHNVSFCYLNYTHTWQHLLNNNVLTIVGFLIPFLCILYCTYEIIKVLRNNSMETFRVKKTERKATHLILAVLLVFFICWIPFHVVTFIDTLLVANIVGGCALKDLNEFLSQCLAYFAYTNSCLNPILYVIVGKSFRKKAMGLFQQLHNRLDKANMSVRSYMSSTNQRNTLSIYDKDSSV, from the coding sequence ATGGTGTCATCAAATTCCACAACCTTGGCTGAAACTGGGATCAACAACACAGATTCAACTTCATGCTTTTTCTCTGCTACTATGTGGGAATGGATACAGATGATTGGGCCCATCTATATCTCCATAGTCTGTTTCTTAGGTTTTGTGGGAAACGCTTTAGTACTTTGTGTCTTCTGCTTTCACAAAAAGCACTGCACTATTGCCGAAATCTACCTTGCAAATCTTGCTACTGCTGATCTAGTGATGGTGAGTTGCTTGCCATTCTGGGCCGTGAATGTGGCAAATGATCTTGCGTGGCCATTTGGAGACCCCCTCTGCAAGATTATTGGCGCTGGCACATCCATGAATATGTATTGCAGCATCTATTTCTTAGTCGCCGTAAGTGTTGATCGCTATTTAGCCTTAGTGAAAGCGCTATCAGAGGGAAGAAGCAGAAGCACTTCATTGGCCAAAGTGACTTGTGCAGTTATCTGGGTGTTTGGGCTCATAATGAGCATTCCTAAGCTTCTTAAAAAGGTGGAATATTTCCCTACACATAATGTCTCCTTCTGCTACCTAAACTATACCCACACTTGGCAGCATCTTCTTAACAACAACGTGCTAACGATTGTCGGATTCCTCATCCCTTTTCTTTGCATCTTATACTGTACCTACGAGATCATTAAAGTGCTAAGGAACAATTCAATGGAAACTTTTAGAGTTAAAAAAACGGAGAGAAAGGCAACTCACTTGATCCTAGCTGTGCTAttagtgttttttatttgctGGATTCCATTTCATGTTGTGACATTTATCGATACCTTGCTTGTAGCAAACATTGTTGGAGGATGTGCCTTGAAGGACCTGAATGAATTCTTAAGTCAATGCCTGGCTTATTTCGCTTATACCAACAGCTGCCTGAATCCAATTTTGTACGTAATCGTCGGCAAAAGTTTTCGAAAGAAAGCCATGGGGTTATTTCAACAACTACATAACCGATTGGACAAAGCAAACATGTCAGTAAGATCATACATGTCCTCTACAAACCAACGGAACACATTATCAATCTATGATAAGGACTCCTCTGTATAA